In bacterium, the following proteins share a genomic window:
- a CDS encoding glycerol-3-phosphate dehydrogenase/oxidase, with the protein MPDSASRRDCRARLESTSFDVLVIGGGITGAGVALDAAARGLSAALVDQGDFASGTSSRSTKLVHGGLRYLPLGDIHQVREDLAERAHLLRNAPHLVRPLPFVLPLYAGARRPLGVALPGPLRRAAPLGVSVGLWAYDVLAGGRAVRRHRTLPAAAARSLFPAMRLDGLRRAYLYYDAGTDDARLVIAVLRAAQARGTAALNYARAVELICRDGRIAGARIVDVQSGRTFSVSARTTVNAAGVWADEVAALAGPPRFHLRRAKGVHLVVRADRLRLGRAALVLPETDDGRVAFVVPWQGAALIGTTDTEWPGPPEPRPAAAASDVSYLLDHAGRFLTTRPAETDVLSAYAGFRPLLTAGDAASTARLSRRHAIFAGPPGFVTITGGKLTTYRRMAEETMNRVLGLPAGAPSPTCNLPLDGAADLMRAIPPLRARARRDGVRGSTLRHLVRAYGTRAARALDLIEETPALAAPIAAGHPHVAAEVELAVREEMAVTVEDVLLRRTRLGHLLPDQGGAAAPVVASLMAAALGWSPEEAARQVDVYRRAAAALAPPAAPDGGTVRGPRQETPAPP; encoded by the coding sequence GTGCCTGATTCGGCTTCCCGGCGGGACTGCCGCGCGCGTCTCGAGTCGACGTCCTTCGACGTCCTCGTGATCGGCGGGGGAATCACGGGCGCGGGCGTGGCCCTTGACGCCGCGGCCCGCGGCCTGTCCGCGGCGCTCGTCGACCAGGGGGACTTTGCCTCCGGCACCAGCAGCCGCTCGACGAAGCTCGTGCACGGGGGCCTGCGCTACCTGCCGCTCGGCGACATCCATCAGGTCCGGGAAGACCTCGCCGAGCGGGCGCACCTGCTCCGCAACGCGCCGCATCTCGTTCGGCCGCTGCCGTTCGTGCTGCCGCTCTACGCCGGCGCGCGCCGGCCGCTCGGCGTCGCCCTGCCCGGGCCGCTGCGCCGGGCGGCGCCGCTAGGGGTGTCGGTAGGGCTGTGGGCATACGATGTGCTGGCCGGCGGCCGCGCCGTTCGTCGCCACCGCACGCTGCCGGCCGCCGCGGCGCGGAGTCTGTTCCCGGCGATGCGCCTCGACGGTCTTCGCCGCGCGTACCTCTACTACGACGCCGGCACCGACGACGCGCGGCTCGTCATCGCGGTGCTGCGCGCCGCGCAGGCGCGCGGCACCGCAGCGCTCAACTACGCGCGCGCCGTCGAGCTGATTTGTCGCGACGGGCGGATCGCGGGCGCGAGGATCGTGGACGTTCAGAGCGGCCGGACCTTCTCGGTTTCCGCGCGTACGACGGTCAACGCGGCCGGCGTGTGGGCGGACGAGGTGGCGGCCCTCGCGGGCCCGCCGCGGTTTCACCTGCGGCGGGCCAAGGGCGTACACTTGGTGGTGCGCGCGGACCGGCTCCGGCTCGGCCGCGCCGCGCTCGTCCTGCCGGAAACGGACGACGGGCGCGTCGCGTTCGTGGTGCCCTGGCAGGGCGCCGCGCTCATCGGAACGACCGACACCGAATGGCCCGGCCCGCCCGAACCGCGTCCCGCGGCCGCCGCGTCCGACGTGTCGTACCTGCTCGACCACGCCGGCCGGTTTCTCACAACGCGTCCGGCCGAGACGGACGTGCTCAGCGCCTACGCCGGGTTCCGGCCGCTGCTGACCGCGGGGGACGCCGCCTCCACAGCGCGGTTGTCGCGCCGCCACGCGATCTTCGCCGGCCCGCCGGGGTTCGTCACGATTACCGGCGGCAAGCTGACGACATACCGGCGCATGGCCGAAGAGACGATGAACCGCGTCCTCGGTCTGCCGGCCGGCGCGCCGTCCCCCACGTGCAATCTGCCGCTCGACGGCGCCGCGGATCTGATGCGCGCGATCCCGCCGCTGCGCGCCCGCGCCCGCCGCGACGGCGTGCGCGGCAGCACGCTGCGGCATCTCGTGCGCGCGTACGGCACGCGAGCGGCGCGCGCGCTCGACCTGATCGAGGAGACGCCGGCGCTCGCGGCGCCGATCGCGGCCGGCCATCCGCACGTCGCCGCCGAGGTCGAGCTGGCGGTGCGCGAGGAGATGGCCGTCACGGTCGAAGACGTGCTGCTGCGAAGGACGCGGCTCGGGCATCTCCTGCCCGATCAGGGCGGCGCCGCAGCCCCGGTTGTCGCGTCGTTGATGGCCGCCGCGCTGGGCTGGTCTCCGGAGGAGGCAGCCCGGCAGGTCGACGTCTACCGCCGCGCGGCCGCTGCGCTCGCGCCGCCCGCCGCGCCGGACGGCGGGACCGTTCGCGGACCGCGTCAGGAGACCCCGGCGCCGCCGTAG
- a CDS encoding DUF47 family protein translates to MVLRLFSREEGFFVLFNRAAENILHSAMLLRDLFDDYRDVEARSAAIKALEDQGDEITHEIIARLNRTFVTPFDREDIYELARQLDNVVDWIEAASARMVVYRIARPTREGQEMTHIIVNAAEAIVEAVGHLRSLDKIAGPVREINRLENLADHVQRDAVAALFASTASAIDIMKWKEIYETLEEATDQAEDVANVLETIRTKQA, encoded by the coding sequence ATGGTGCTCCGGCTATTTTCCCGCGAAGAAGGTTTCTTCGTGCTCTTCAACCGAGCCGCGGAAAACATCCTGCATTCGGCGATGCTGTTGCGCGATCTCTTCGACGATTACCGGGACGTCGAAGCCCGGTCGGCGGCCATCAAGGCGCTCGAGGACCAGGGCGACGAGATTACCCACGAGATCATCGCGCGGCTGAACCGGACGTTCGTGACCCCCTTCGACCGCGAGGACATTTACGAGCTCGCCCGGCAGCTCGACAACGTGGTCGATTGGATCGAGGCCGCGTCGGCGCGGATGGTCGTCTACCGGATCGCGCGGCCGACCCGCGAAGGACAAGAGATGACCCACATCATCGTCAACGCGGCCGAAGCGATCGTGGAAGCGGTCGGCCACCTTCGGTCGCTCGACAAGATCGCCGGGCCCGTCCGTGAGATCAACCGGTTGGAGAACTTGGCGGACCACGTGCAGCGCGACGCGGTCGCGGCGCTGTTCGCGAGCACCGCGAGCGCCATCGACATCATGAAGTGGAAGGAGATCTACGAGACGCTCGAGGAGGCGACGGATCAGGCCGAGGACGTCGCGAACGTCCTCGAGACGATCAGGACGAAGCAGGCGTAG
- a CDS encoding aspartate aminotransferase family protein: MSDLARLGSEGDLNLSPRRGRWQAEHLDAGTRALLDEDAKYFLHQSLSTPCLDALRACGGAVIEDLRGRRFLDFHGNYVHQVGFANPAVAAAIKTQLDELSFCTRRYTNRTAVALARRLAQLAPGDLNKVLFCPSGTGAVGMALKLARAATGRHKTISMWESFHGASLDAISIGGERIFREGAGPLLPGAEHVPPPDPYRCVWDCHTRGGCDLKCASYVEYVLEREGDVAAVVAETVRATPVVPHPDFWRTVRRACDRHGTLLILDEIPTALGRTGTMFVCEQFGVVPDMLVIGKGLGGGVLPLAALIAREGLDVAADRALGHYTHEKNPVLCAAGLATLDYIEEHGLLARSREHGQYLLRGLEGLRTRHPLVGDVRALGLLAGVELVADRGSRAPAAEAADAVMYAALSRGLSFKLTMGSIITLAPPLTVTNDELDRALAILDECLTDVEGQRR, translated from the coding sequence ATGAGCGATCTTGCCCGTCTGGGGTCCGAGGGCGACCTCAATCTCTCGCCCCGGCGCGGCCGCTGGCAGGCGGAGCATCTCGACGCCGGGACCCGCGCGCTCCTCGACGAAGACGCGAAGTACTTCCTGCACCAGTCCCTCTCCACGCCCTGCCTCGACGCGCTGCGCGCCTGCGGAGGCGCCGTGATCGAAGATCTGCGGGGTCGGCGGTTCCTCGATTTCCACGGCAACTACGTCCACCAGGTCGGATTCGCCAACCCCGCCGTTGCCGCCGCGATCAAGACGCAGCTCGACGAGCTGTCGTTCTGCACACGCCGCTACACCAACCGGACCGCGGTCGCCCTGGCGCGCCGGCTCGCTCAGCTCGCGCCCGGCGACCTCAACAAAGTGCTGTTCTGTCCGAGCGGCACGGGCGCCGTCGGGATGGCGCTCAAGCTGGCGCGCGCCGCGACGGGGCGCCACAAGACGATCTCGATGTGGGAGTCGTTCCACGGCGCATCGCTTGACGCGATCTCGATCGGCGGCGAGCGCATCTTCCGCGAAGGCGCCGGGCCGCTGCTCCCCGGCGCCGAACATGTGCCGCCCCCCGACCCCTACCGCTGCGTCTGGGACTGCCATACCCGCGGCGGGTGCGACCTCAAGTGCGCGTCGTACGTCGAGTACGTGCTCGAGCGAGAGGGCGACGTCGCCGCCGTCGTCGCGGAGACCGTCCGCGCGACGCCGGTCGTCCCGCACCCCGACTTCTGGCGGACGGTCAGGCGGGCCTGCGACCGCCATGGGACGCTCCTGATCCTGGACGAGATTCCGACGGCCCTCGGCCGAACCGGCACGATGTTCGTCTGCGAGCAGTTCGGCGTCGTCCCGGACATGCTCGTCATCGGCAAGGGGCTGGGCGGCGGGGTCCTGCCGCTGGCGGCGCTGATCGCCCGGGAAGGCCTCGACGTCGCCGCGGACCGAGCGCTCGGGCACTACACCCACGAGAAGAACCCGGTGCTCTGCGCCGCGGGCCTGGCGACGCTGGATTATATTGAAGAACACGGACTGCTCGCCCGGTCGCGCGAGCACGGGCAGTATCTGCTCCGGGGCCTCGAGGGCCTCCGGACGCGGCATCCGCTCGTGGGTGACGTCCGCGCGCTCGGGCTTCTCGCCGGCGTCGAGCTCGTCGCCGATCGCGGCTCCCGCGCCCCGGCGGCGGAGGCGGCCGACGCCGTCATGTACGCGGCGCTGTCGCGCGGGCTGAGCTTCAAGCTCACGATGGGCAGCATCATCACGCTGGCGCCGCCGCTCACGGTCACGAACGACGAGTTGGACCGGGCGCTCGCGATACTCGACGAGTGCCTGACGGACGTCGAAGGCCAACGACGCTAG
- a CDS encoding response regulator transcription factor produces MDDERAIVESLRYALEKEGYDVLEAGEGGEALDLARRASPDLVLLDIMLPGMSGFEVCRVLRQESAVPILMLTARGDEPDRVVGLDLGADDYITKPFSLREALARVRAALRRAQTTARGVRDREELLSVGEIAMDVARHEATVRGRPMALPPRQFDLLRAFLANPGRVLTRAALLQHVWGYDFTGDDRTVDVHVRWLRQKLQEAGAETTIETVRGVGYKLGA; encoded by the coding sequence GTGGATGACGAGCGCGCGATCGTCGAATCGCTGCGCTACGCGCTGGAAAAGGAAGGCTACGACGTGCTCGAGGCCGGCGAGGGCGGCGAGGCGTTGGATCTCGCGCGCCGGGCGTCGCCCGACCTCGTGCTCCTCGATATCATGCTGCCGGGCATGAGCGGCTTCGAGGTCTGCCGCGTCCTCCGTCAGGAATCCGCGGTGCCGATCCTCATGCTCACCGCCCGCGGCGACGAGCCCGACCGCGTGGTCGGCCTCGATCTCGGCGCCGACGATTACATCACGAAGCCCTTCAGCCTTCGCGAAGCGCTCGCGCGCGTCCGCGCGGCGCTTCGCCGTGCGCAGACGACGGCGCGCGGGGTGCGCGATCGCGAAGAGCTGCTCTCCGTGGGCGAGATCGCGATGGATGTCGCGCGCCACGAGGCGACCGTGCGCGGACGGCCGATGGCCCTGCCGCCGCGCCAGTTCGATCTACTGCGGGCCTTCCTCGCCAACCCGGGCCGCGTGCTGACCCGCGCAGCACTGCTGCAGCACGTGTGGGGGTACGACTTCACCGGCGACGATCGGACGGTGGACGTCCACGTGCGGTGGCTCCGGCAGAAGCTGCAGGAGGCCGGCGCGGAGACGACCATCGA